Proteins co-encoded in one Pogoniulus pusillus isolate bPogPus1 chromosome 15, bPogPus1.pri, whole genome shotgun sequence genomic window:
- the NFYB gene encoding nuclear transcription factor Y subunit beta isoform X1 produces MDGDSSTTDASQLGIAGDYIGGSHYVIQPHDDTEDSMNDHEDTNGSKESFREQDIYLPIANVARIMKNAIPQTGKIAKDAKECVQECVSEFISFITSEASERCHQEKRKTINGEDILFAMSTLGFDSYVEPLKLYLQKFREAMKGEKGIGGAVTTGDSLSEELTEEAFTNQLPAGLITTDGQQQNVMVYTTSYQQISGVQQIQFS; encoded by the exons ATGGATGGTGATAGCTCCACAACAGATGCTTCTCAGTTAGGAATTGCTGGAGATTACATTGGTGGCAGTCACTATGTGATACAGCCTCATGATG ACACAGAGGATAGCATGAATGACCATGAAGATACAAATGGCTCAAAAGAGAGTTTTAGAGAACAAGATATATATCTTCCAATTGCAAATGTGGCAAGGATAATGAAAAATGCCATACCCCAAACAGGAAAG ATTGCTAAGGATGCAAAGGAATGCGTGCAAGAGTGTGTAAGTGAATTCATCAGCTTTATAACGTCAGAAGCAAGTGAAAGGTGTCaccaagagaaaagaaagaccaTCAATGGAGAGGATATTCTCTTTGCCATGTCAACCTTAGGGTTTGATAGCTATGTTGAACCTTTGAAGTTATACCTCCAAAAATTCAGAGAG GcaatgaaaggagaaaaaggaattgGGGGAGCCGTTACAACTGGAGACAGTCTAAGTGAGGAGCTCACAGAAGAAGCATTTA CTAACCAGTTGCCAGCAGGCTTAATAACTACAGATGGCCAACAGCAGAATGTTATGGTCTACACAACGTCATATCAACAG atCTCTGGTGTTCAACAAATTCAGTTCTCATGA
- the NFYB gene encoding nuclear transcription factor Y subunit beta isoform X2: MDGDSSTTDASQLGIAGDYIGGSHYVIQPHDDTEDSMNDHEDTNGSKESFREQDIYLPIANVARIMKNAIPQTGKIAKDAKECVQECVSEFISFITSEASERCHQEKRKTINGEDILFAMSTLGFDSYVEPLKLYLQKFREAMKGEKGIGGAVTTGDSLSEELTEEAFTNQLPAGLITTDGQQQNVMVYTTSYQQLET; the protein is encoded by the exons ATGGATGGTGATAGCTCCACAACAGATGCTTCTCAGTTAGGAATTGCTGGAGATTACATTGGTGGCAGTCACTATGTGATACAGCCTCATGATG ACACAGAGGATAGCATGAATGACCATGAAGATACAAATGGCTCAAAAGAGAGTTTTAGAGAACAAGATATATATCTTCCAATTGCAAATGTGGCAAGGATAATGAAAAATGCCATACCCCAAACAGGAAAG ATTGCTAAGGATGCAAAGGAATGCGTGCAAGAGTGTGTAAGTGAATTCATCAGCTTTATAACGTCAGAAGCAAGTGAAAGGTGTCaccaagagaaaagaaagaccaTCAATGGAGAGGATATTCTCTTTGCCATGTCAACCTTAGGGTTTGATAGCTATGTTGAACCTTTGAAGTTATACCTCCAAAAATTCAGAGAG GcaatgaaaggagaaaaaggaattgGGGGAGCCGTTACAACTGGAGACAGTCTAAGTGAGGAGCTCACAGAAGAAGCATTTA CTAACCAGTTGCCAGCAGGCTTAATAACTACAGATGGCCAACAGCAGAATGTTATGGTCTACACAACGTCATATCAACAG CTGGAGACTTAG